The following proteins come from a genomic window of Rhizobium sp. 007:
- a CDS encoding DUF1236 domain-containing protein has protein sequence MNRKILPVLIASLALGASPVGLLSAAAQDATPILPKKGTTQGEQPQSGTSQQPSGAEAPSNGSGQEAPSGGTGDATTVQPDSGGTGTSGSSSQGTDQPTTQQQDTTKPADGSTSQQAPASGSESGKSSTKSSGETTSPDGKATSDKPSDATGSGDAGTTGGGTSTGTSGQSTSTKTETDVNISVEQKTEIQQVVKEVNVEPVREVDFTVEVGTAIPKTIRLEPLPPRIVKIVPQYEGYRFFILADGRIIIVEPSTFKIVYIIV, from the coding sequence ATGAACCGCAAGATCCTACCTGTCCTGATCGCCTCGCTCGCGCTCGGCGCGTCGCCAGTTGGTCTGCTTTCCGCAGCCGCGCAGGATGCAACTCCGATATTGCCCAAGAAGGGCACGACGCAAGGCGAGCAGCCGCAATCCGGCACATCGCAGCAGCCGTCAGGCGCAGAAGCGCCAAGCAACGGTTCGGGTCAAGAAGCCCCGTCCGGAGGAACGGGCGACGCCACAACCGTCCAACCCGATAGCGGAGGAACGGGAACATCCGGCTCATCTTCGCAAGGTACTGATCAGCCTACCACTCAACAGCAAGACACAACGAAACCTGCCGACGGATCCACTTCGCAGCAGGCGCCTGCATCCGGCAGCGAGAGCGGAAAGAGTTCGACGAAGAGCTCCGGTGAAACAACTTCGCCTGATGGAAAAGCCACATCCGATAAGCCGTCTGACGCCACAGGATCGGGCGACGCTGGCACGACGGGTGGGGGCACGTCGACGGGAACGTCCGGTCAATCCACTTCCACTAAGACTGAAACCGATGTCAACATCTCTGTCGAACAGAAGACTGAAATCCAGCAGGTCGTGAAGGAAGTCAATGTCGAGCCGGTTCGCGAAGTCGACTTCACGGTTGAAGTTGGCACAGCCATCCCAAAGACGATCCGACTTGAGCCGCTGCCGCCGCGGATCGTCAAGATCGTCCCGCAATATGAAGGCTATCGCTTCTTCATCCTGGCAGATGGCAGGATCATCATCGTCGAACCCTCGACGTTCAAGATCGTCTACATCATTGTCTGA
- a CDS encoding DUF1236 domain-containing protein has product MFSKILVSTTAIALMSGAAFAGSSTVNGAVGGAATGAIVGGPAGAAIGGAAGAVVGTLLDPPPKVVTYVREAPPPSGTVVIKEKVVVGQPLPEAVVVTPVPDDPTYAYAVVNDQRVIVEPSSRKVIQIVN; this is encoded by the coding sequence ATGTTTAGCAAGATTCTCGTCTCTACCACTGCGATCGCCCTCATGTCGGGTGCTGCCTTTGCAGGATCCTCGACGGTTAACGGCGCGGTTGGCGGTGCAGCCACAGGCGCAATCGTCGGCGGTCCCGCCGGCGCCGCAATCGGTGGCGCAGCAGGTGCGGTCGTCGGGACTCTACTCGATCCGCCGCCGAAGGTTGTGACCTATGTGCGCGAAGCGCCTCCTCCGTCAGGCACCGTCGTCATAAAGGAGAAGGTTGTCGTCGGACAGCCGCTGCCTGAGGCCGTCGTAGTCACTCCGGTGCCCGATGACCCAACATACGCCTACGCTGTGGTCAACGACCAGCGTGTGATCGTGGAGCCTTCCTCGCGCAAGGTCATCCAGATCGTCAACTGA